In Acidobacteriota bacterium, a genomic segment contains:
- a CDS encoding SLC13 family permease yields MSFEIALVFGILAVAIILFMTELVRIDLVGLGVLVALALTGLVTSDQAIAGFSNPAVITVWAMYILSAGLARTGVSRVLGNQLMRFARGGEGKLISVLMTVTALLSSFMNNIGVAAMFLPITMDIAHQTKRHASRLLLPMAYGSLLGGLILLIGTPSNLLVRDALREAGLRPLEMFDFTIGGLVILAASVAYMAFIGRRLLPQRDTLDPGANGNSGRDIKKLYSLEERLAYLVIPDESPLIGKSLGESRIGQALGLNVLSIRRKSGQRIAAEPDVEIASGDRLLILGRLDRIEDITEKPVLTIEEDRPTASALITDKVGLGEMEIAEESELVGRSLSAIRFHERFGLNVLSVNRNGDIIRTDLRGLKILSGDQLLVHGPEEEFGVTDSGDEIRQASLEDAAKYDLDDLLLIISIPEGSTLAGRTLKESRLGTAFGLAAYAVKHSGGTWEMTGPEDTLETNDLLLVGGRPRTIEVLKGLDKLEIVRNVNVKRYKLEIGSLKMVEVILSPYTSLAGKTLADLKFRDKYGVSVLAIWRGERAYRTELAEIPLSFGDGLLCYGTKERFEMLARDPDFVVLQAEMQEEPKTHLATVAALIMAGVIGAVIILGMPIAIAAITGCVLMVASRCLSMDEAYQAIDWKAVFLIAAMLPLGAAMGETGAAQLLADGVISTAGSYGPLAVLAGLMTLSIAITQTMPSAVVAVLMSPIAINTAAAMEVSPYPFMMGIAYALAASFISPVAHPANVLVMSPGGYRFSDYIIHGLPISAIVVVTSVLLLPLLFPF; encoded by the coding sequence ATGAGTTTCGAAATTGCTCTTGTATTTGGGATCTTGGCCGTCGCCATTATTCTCTTCATGACCGAGCTCGTGAGGATCGATCTCGTCGGCCTCGGAGTGCTTGTCGCGCTCGCTCTTACCGGCCTTGTCACCTCTGATCAGGCGATCGCTGGCTTCAGCAATCCGGCCGTTATCACGGTCTGGGCAATGTACATTCTCTCTGCCGGACTCGCCCGGACGGGCGTCTCGCGGGTGCTCGGCAACCAGCTAATGCGGTTTGCCCGTGGCGGCGAAGGCAAGCTGATCTCAGTATTGATGACCGTAACGGCGCTTCTCTCCTCCTTCATGAACAACATCGGGGTAGCGGCGATGTTTCTGCCGATAACGATGGACATCGCCCATCAAACCAAGCGGCACGCCTCACGGCTTCTGCTCCCGATGGCATACGGCTCGCTGCTCGGGGGCCTGATCCTGCTGATCGGAACGCCGAGCAATCTGCTCGTCCGCGACGCTCTCCGCGAGGCCGGGCTACGGCCGCTCGAGATGTTTGACTTTACCATCGGTGGGCTTGTGATACTCGCCGCAAGTGTTGCATACATGGCGTTTATCGGGCGACGCCTTCTGCCTCAGCGAGACACTCTTGATCCCGGAGCGAATGGAAACTCGGGCCGCGACATCAAAAAACTTTACAGCCTCGAGGAACGCCTTGCCTATCTTGTGATCCCGGACGAAAGCCCACTGATCGGAAAGAGCCTCGGCGAGAGCCGTATCGGGCAAGCGTTGGGGCTGAATGTTCTGAGCATTCGCCGAAAGTCCGGCCAGCGGATCGCTGCCGAGCCGGATGTAGAAATTGCGAGCGGCGACCGGTTGCTGATCCTCGGCCGACTCGACCGGATCGAGGATATCACCGAAAAGCCGGTGTTGACCATTGAGGAAGACCGCCCGACAGCTTCGGCACTTATCACCGATAAGGTCGGTCTTGGCGAGATGGAGATCGCAGAAGAATCTGAACTCGTTGGCAGATCGCTATCGGCGATCAGATTTCATGAACGGTTCGGCCTCAATGTCCTCTCCGTTAACCGCAACGGCGACATAATCCGGACCGATCTCCGCGGACTGAAAATACTTTCAGGTGATCAACTTTTGGTACATGGCCCCGAAGAGGAGTTTGGCGTCACCGATAGCGGCGACGAGATCCGGCAGGCTTCATTAGAAGATGCCGCGAAATACGATCTGGATGATCTGCTGCTTATAATCAGCATTCCTGAGGGCTCAACCCTCGCCGGCCGAACATTGAAGGAAAGCCGGCTCGGCACGGCGTTTGGGCTTGCCGCCTATGCAGTAAAGCATAGCGGCGGAACTTGGGAAATGACGGGCCCCGAGGACACGCTTGAGACAAACGATCTTTTGCTCGTCGGCGGACGCCCGCGAACGATAGAGGTGCTCAAGGGCCTGGACAAGCTTGAGATAGTTCGCAATGTCAATGTTAAGCGGTACAAGCTGGAGATCGGCTCGCTGAAGATGGTAGAAGTGATCCTCTCTCCCTATACAAGTCTTGCCGGGAAAACTCTTGCAGACCTGAAGTTCCGAGATAAGTATGGCGTGTCGGTTTTGGCCATTTGGCGTGGAGAGCGGGCATATAGGACGGAGCTGGCGGAGATACCGCTTAGCTTTGGCGATGGCCTGCTTTGCTATGGCACGAAGGAGCGCTTCGAGATGCTCGCCCGCGACCCCGATTTCGTAGTTCTTCAGGCCGAGATGCAGGAAGAACCGAAGACGCACCTCGCCACCGTTGCCGCACTAATAATGGCCGGAGTGATCGGAGCGGTCATCATCCTCGGAATGCCGATCGCGATCGCCGCCATCACCGGATGCGTGTTGATGGTGGCTTCGAGATGCCTCTCGATGGACGAGGCCTATCAGGCCATCGACTGGAAGGCGGTCTTTCTGATAGCCGCAATGCTCCCGCTCGGCGCCGCAATGGGCGAAACGGGAGCCGCACAACTTCTTGCCGATGGCGTGATCAGCACTGCCGGAAGCTACGGCCCGTTAGCTGTATTGGCGGGATTGATGACGCTTTCAATTGCGATCACCCAAACGATGCCGAGCGCGGTCGTTGCGGTTCTGATGTCGCCCATCGCGATCAACACGGCAGCAGCAATGGAGGTCTCGCCCTATCCTTTTATGATGGGCATCGCATACGCGCTCGCCGCCTCTTTTATCAGTCCCGTTGCCCACCCGGCGAACGTTCTCGTCATGAGCCCCGGCGGCTACCGCTTTAGCGACTACATCATCCACGGGCTGCCGATCTCGGCGATAGTGGTGGTCACAAGTGTCCTGCTGCTGCCCCTGCTTTTTCCGTTCTAG
- a CDS encoding type II toxin-antitoxin system VapC family toxin, producing MRAVDTNVLVRLFVRDNAKQAAAAEEFIAPGAWVPHIALVETVWVLDSIYRKSRSEIGQFLNALLDHTSLVIQDADVVAAALDAFRNNKGVGFADCIILEVARKAGHTPLGTFDTKLAKIDGTALI from the coding sequence ATGCGCGCCGTTGACACTAATGTTTTGGTACGCTTGTTCGTCAGGGACAACGCGAAACAAGCCGCCGCGGCCGAGGAGTTTATCGCGCCGGGTGCGTGGGTTCCTCATATCGCGCTAGTCGAGACCGTTTGGGTGCTGGATTCAATTTATCGGAAATCGCGTTCCGAGATTGGCCAGTTCCTCAATGCTCTGCTCGACCATACCTCTCTCGTCATTCAAGATGCCGACGTGGTCGCGGCAGCTCTCGATGCATTTCGAAACAACAAGGGTGTTGGATTTGCGGATTGCATTATTCTCGAAGTCGCACGCAAGGCCGGCCACACGCCGCTCGGCACCTTCGATACTAAGCTTGCAAAGATCGACGGCACCGCGTTGATCTGA
- a CDS encoding AbrB/MazE/SpoVT family DNA-binding domain-containing protein: MEKVRSRITAQGQISVPASVRKKLGIGPGSIIEWEEKGDDEVMLRRSGQYTSEDLHKMLFKKPPRPVSLKDIKEGIRSYIRKKHARR, translated from the coding sequence ATGGAAAAGGTCAGATCGCGGATCACAGCACAAGGGCAAATATCGGTCCCTGCATCGGTGAGAAAGAAGCTAGGCATCGGCCCCGGCTCTATCATTGAATGGGAAGAAAAGGGTGACGACGAGGTAATGCTGCGCCGGTCCGGCCAGTACACATCGGAAGATCTTCACAAGATGTTGTTCAAAAAGCCTCCTCGACCCGTCAGCCTCAAAGACATAAAGGAAGGCATCCGAAGCTACATAAGAAAGAAACATGCGCGCCGTTGA
- a CDS encoding metal-dependent hydrolase, with protein sequence MPTIFTHPAVPLAIGFGLGKNIIPPRLLAAGVAASVIPDLDVLAFRLGITYSSEWGHRGFSHSLAFAAALAFIAALLAPWLKAKRITAFLFVLVSAASHGLLDMLTTGGLGVALLWPYATERMFFPWRVIVVSPLSLWEFLGLRGWRVIGSELLWVWLPAAIAFVIIAIATAGRRTTTPVKN encoded by the coding sequence ATGCCCACGATCTTCACACATCCCGCGGTTCCACTTGCGATTGGCTTTGGCCTCGGGAAAAACATCATTCCGCCGCGGCTCTTGGCAGCGGGCGTTGCGGCGTCCGTCATACCGGATCTTGATGTGTTGGCCTTTCGGTTAGGCATTACATATTCGAGCGAATGGGGCCATCGCGGCTTTAGCCATTCGCTCGCCTTTGCGGCCGCTCTTGCATTCATCGCCGCCCTTCTTGCCCCGTGGTTAAAAGCGAAGCGAATTACGGCATTTCTATTCGTGCTCGTTTCGGCCGCATCGCACGGCCTGCTTGATATGCTTACGACCGGCGGACTCGGCGTCGCACTTCTCTGGCCGTATGCGACCGAACGGATGTTCTTCCCGTGGCGGGTGATCGTCGTCTCGCCGCTTAGCCTTTGGGAGTTTCTCGGGCTCCGCGGCTGGCGGGTCATCGGCTCCGAACTTCTCTGGGTCTGGCTTCCGGCCGCCATCGCGTTCGTCATTATCGCCATCGCAACCGCCGGCCGAAGGACTACCACGCCCGTAAAAAACTGA
- a CDS encoding deoxyhypusine synthase family protein, whose amino-acid sequence MSAKVTDFIKHHYRHFNAAALIDAAEGYVQHLDGGGKMMITLAGAMSTAELGLSLAEMIRQDKVQIISCTGANLEEDLFNLVAHDFYERVPNYRDLTPEDEQALLDRHMNRVTDTCIPEHEAMRRLEKAMVEVWTRADVEGRRMFPHEFMYEVLRNGSLEEYYQIDVKDSWMYAAAEKNLPMVVPGWEDSTMGNMFAGHVISGDVENVHTVRTGIEYMTMLAEWYTANATDESRVGFFQIGGGIAGDFPICVVPMLHQDLQRTGVPVWGYFCQISDSTTSYGSYSGAVPNEKITWGKLEASTPKYIVESDASIVAPLMFAYVLGW is encoded by the coding sequence ATGAGCGCGAAAGTAACTGATTTCATCAAGCATCACTATCGGCACTTTAATGCGGCGGCTTTGATCGACGCGGCGGAGGGTTACGTACAGCATCTGGACGGAGGCGGGAAGATGATGATCACGCTCGCCGGGGCGATGTCCACGGCGGAGCTGGGGCTGTCGCTCGCTGAGATGATCCGTCAGGACAAGGTGCAGATCATCTCGTGCACGGGGGCGAACCTTGAGGAAGACCTCTTCAACCTGGTCGCCCATGATTTTTACGAACGCGTGCCGAACTACCGCGACCTGACGCCCGAGGACGAGCAGGCGTTGCTGGACCGGCACATGAACCGGGTGACGGACACCTGCATCCCCGAGCACGAAGCGATGCGGAGGCTGGAGAAGGCGATGGTCGAGGTCTGGACGCGGGCCGATGTCGAGGGCCGGCGGATGTTCCCGCACGAATTCATGTACGAGGTGCTCCGGAACGGTTCGCTTGAGGAGTATTACCAGATCGACGTGAAGGATTCGTGGATGTATGCCGCGGCGGAGAAGAACCTGCCGATGGTCGTGCCGGGATGGGAAGATTCGACGATGGGCAATATGTTTGCCGGGCATGTGATCTCCGGCGATGTCGAGAACGTCCACACCGTCCGCACCGGCATCGAATATATGACGATGCTTGCCGAATGGTATACGGCCAACGCTACCGATGAGTCCCGCGTCGGCTTTTTCCAGATCGGCGGCGGAATCGCGGGTGATTTCCCGATCTGCGTCGTCCCAATGCTCCACCAGGACCTGCAGCGGACGGGCGTCCCCGTCTGGGGCTACTTCTGCCAGATCAGCGACTCGACCACTAGCTACGGCTCCTACTCTGGCGCCGTCCCGAACGAAAAAATAACCTGGGGCAAACTCGAAGCCTCAACACCGAAATACATAGTAGAATCCGACGCCTCAATAGTCGCCCCGCTAATGTTTGCTTATGTTTTGGGCTGGTAG
- a CDS encoding addiction module protein produces the protein MTVQTIPEISKMTPAQQIELMEALWKSMTERNLNEPPDWHREYLADRQRAVAEGEDSFINLDELEDELRSEVKLPPQ, from the coding sequence ATGACAGTTCAAACTATCCCTGAGATCAGCAAGATGACACCGGCTCAGCAGATAGAGCTGATGGAAGCGCTCTGGAAAAGTATGACCGAGCGAAACCTGAACGAACCGCCGGACTGGCATCGCGAATATCTAGCCGATCGGCAAAGGGCCGTTGCAGAAGGCGAGGATTCGTTCATTAACCTTGACGAACTCGAAGACGAACTCCGAAGCGAGGTGAAACTACCACCTCAGTAG
- a CDS encoding NAD(P)/FAD-dependent oxidoreductase, translating into MELVRRGDAENGRKGEEETGRKGEEGTRGRGGESTQTNWPHADAGGSDRATFTCSFLYLCTGYYKYEEGYTPEWAGFGDYEGTVVHPQKWPAGLDYAGKRVLVIGSGATAVTLVPAMAETAEHVTMLQRSPTYVVSMPSEDRIANAFRAVLPAKAAYAATRWKNVLRQMFFYGLAKKRPSAMKRLIEKGIRAELGEEQLEHFRPNYNPWDQRLCLVPDSDLFAAIREGRASVVTSEIETFMKTGVRLTSGEEIEADIVVTATGLVLKIMDGLELSVDGEPVVLSEKIAYKGMMYNDVPNLAQAFGYTNASWTLKCDLTSEYVCRLIKHMDANGFRSCTPRLDDDTITREPALDFNSGYVLRALGEIPSQGSKHPWRLHQNYAKDLRMLRYGRLEDGTMEFR; encoded by the coding sequence GTGGAGTTGGTGCGACGCGGTGACGCGGAGAATGGGAGAAAAGGAGAAGAGGAGACCGGGAGAAAAGGAGAAGAGGGGACGCGGGGACGCGGAGGCGAAAGCACGCAAACAAACTGGCCGCACGCTGACGCAGGCGGTTCTGACAGAGCGACGTTCACTTGCAGCTTTCTTTATCTGTGCACCGGTTATTACAAATACGAGGAAGGCTATACGCCGGAGTGGGCGGGTTTTGGGGATTACGAGGGCACGGTGGTGCATCCGCAGAAGTGGCCGGCGGGGCTCGATTATGCGGGCAAGCGTGTGCTCGTGATCGGAAGCGGTGCGACGGCTGTGACGCTCGTGCCGGCGATGGCGGAGACGGCGGAGCATGTAACGATGCTCCAGCGGTCGCCGACGTATGTTGTTTCGATGCCGTCCGAGGATCGCATCGCCAACGCGTTTCGTGCCGTGCTGCCGGCAAAGGCGGCTTATGCGGCGACGCGTTGGAAGAATGTGCTGCGGCAGATGTTCTTTTACGGCCTCGCGAAAAAGCGGCCGTCGGCGATGAAGCGGCTGATCGAGAAAGGCATCCGGGCCGAGCTCGGCGAGGAGCAGCTCGAGCATTTCCGGCCGAACTATAACCCCTGGGATCAGCGGCTTTGCCTCGTGCCGGATTCGGACCTTTTTGCAGCGATCCGCGAGGGACGGGCATCGGTCGTGACGAGCGAGATCGAGACATTCATGAAGACCGGTGTTCGGCTAACGAGCGGAGAAGAGATCGAGGCGGACATTGTCGTGACGGCGACCGGGCTCGTGCTGAAGATCATGGACGGCCTCGAGCTCTCGGTCGATGGCGAACCGGTCGTGCTGTCGGAGAAGATCGCCTACAAGGGAATGATGTACAACGACGTGCCGAATCTGGCGCAGGCCTTTGGCTACACGAACGCTTCGTGGACGCTGAAATGCGACCTGACGAGCGAATACGTTTGCCGGTTGATAAAGCACATGGACGCGAACGGGTTCCGAAGCTGCACGCCGCGGCTCGATGACGACACGATCACCCGCGAACCTGCTCTCGATTTCAACTCCGGCTACGTCCTGCGTGCACTCGGCGAGATACCGAGCCAGGGATCGAAGCACCCTTGGCGGCTGCATCAGAATTACGCCAAGGACCTGCGGATGCTCCGCTACGGCCGGCTCGAAGACGGGACGATGGAGTTCAGATGA
- a CDS encoding SDR family oxidoreductase: MTIRRDSVAVVTGAGSGIGRALAKRLAAEGIAGLALADVNPEGLDETASAISGTTKVTTHIVDVSDRVAMQTFVDDVMREHGRVTHVINNAGVALGGTLREVTLDEIEWLMGVNFWGVVHGTKLFMPHLEKEQSAHIVNISSLFGLVAPPGQTAYCASKFAVRGFTEALKHELEGTNIAVSSVHPGGVRTNIANSARIAANTAHTAEEIERRLKRMNRNLSTTTPDRAAEIIVNGIKKRSPRIIVGPDAQLLSWIQRLFPKRYLAIANAISRGKLNET, from the coding sequence ATGACGATCAGACGAGATAGCGTTGCGGTGGTGACAGGTGCGGGTTCGGGGATCGGGCGGGCGTTGGCAAAGCGGCTCGCGGCGGAGGGCATTGCGGGGCTGGCTTTGGCCGACGTGAACCCCGAGGGGCTCGACGAAACGGCATCGGCGATCAGCGGCACGACAAAGGTGACGACGCACATTGTGGATGTTTCCGACCGCGTGGCGATGCAGACTTTCGTTGATGATGTGATGCGCGAGCACGGCCGCGTTACCCACGTGATCAACAACGCGGGCGTCGCGCTCGGCGGCACGCTGCGGGAGGTTACGCTCGATGAGATCGAGTGGCTGATGGGCGTCAACTTCTGGGGCGTGGTCCACGGGACGAAGCTCTTTATGCCGCATCTTGAGAAAGAGCAGTCGGCACATATCGTGAATATCTCGAGCCTATTCGGGCTGGTCGCACCGCCCGGACAGACGGCCTATTGTGCGAGCAAGTTTGCCGTCCGCGGGTTTACGGAAGCCTTGAAGCACGAGCTGGAAGGGACGAACATCGCCGTTTCATCGGTCCACCCCGGCGGGGTTCGGACCAACATCGCGAACAGTGCCCGCATCGCCGCAAACACCGCCCACACCGCCGAAGAGATCGAACGCCGGCTGAAACGGATGAACCGAAACCTCTCGACCACCACACCCGACCGCGCCGCCGAGATCATCGTAAACGGCATCAAAAAACGCAGCCCGCGGATCATCGTCGGCCCCGATGCACAACTCCTAAGCTGGATCCAACGGCTCTTCCCCAAACGCTACCTCGCCATCGCCAACGCGATCAGCCGAGGGAAGCTGAATGAGACTTAG
- the rfaD gene encoding ADP-glyceromanno-heptose 6-epimerase, whose translation MKIIVTGGAGFIGSAVVWRLNEMGVDDILIADVMDETDKWKNLVPLRFADYIDAYDLMDDLDEFKDADVVFHLGACSSTTETDADYMIRNNYHYTQDLARWAVKNDIRFIYASSAATYGDGSAGMADGFEHLGKLRPLNVYGYSKHLFDQWAARNGLFDKIVGLKYFNVFGPNEDHKGDMRSLVNKAFDQINSTGKLQLFKSANPDYEDGEFGRDFVYVKDAVGMTLHFWDSGALTDVRASDGGAITNVRASDTRGGLFNVGSGRMNTWNALADAIFKALDLPRNVEFIDMPEHLRDRYQYHTQADLTRIRNSGYTAETTPLDSAVADYVRNYLVPGKHLGD comes from the coding sequence ATGAAGATAATTGTTACAGGCGGGGCGGGGTTCATTGGGAGTGCTGTTGTTTGGCGGTTGAACGAGATGGGTGTGGACGACATCCTGATCGCCGATGTGATGGACGAGACGGACAAGTGGAAGAATCTGGTGCCGCTCCGGTTTGCTGATTACATCGATGCCTACGATCTAATGGACGACCTCGACGAGTTCAAGGATGCCGATGTTGTCTTTCACCTCGGGGCGTGTTCCTCGACGACCGAGACCGACGCGGACTATATGATCCGCAATAATTATCACTACACGCAGGACCTTGCGCGTTGGGCGGTGAAGAACGATATCCGATTCATTTACGCTTCATCGGCGGCGACCTATGGCGACGGCTCGGCCGGGATGGCCGATGGCTTTGAGCATTTGGGCAAGCTGCGGCCGCTGAATGTTTACGGCTATTCCAAACACCTCTTTGATCAATGGGCGGCCCGCAACGGGCTCTTTGACAAGATCGTCGGCCTGAAATATTTCAACGTCTTTGGGCCGAATGAGGATCACAAGGGCGACATGCGTTCGCTGGTGAACAAGGCGTTCGATCAGATAAATTCGACCGGCAAGCTACAGCTTTTCAAGAGTGCAAACCCAGACTACGAAGATGGCGAATTTGGACGCGATTTTGTTTATGTGAAAGACGCGGTCGGGATGACGCTGCATTTCTGGGACTCAGGAGCCCTTACTGACGTGCGGGCCTCTGACGGAGGAGCCATTACTAACGTGCGGGCCTCGGACACACGCGGCGGGCTTTTTAACGTCGGCTCGGGGCGGATGAATACCTGGAACGCTCTTGCCGATGCCATCTTCAAGGCGCTCGACCTGCCGCGGAACGTCGAATTCATCGACATGCCCGAGCATCTTCGCGACCGTTATCAATATCACACACAGGCTGATCTCACCCGCATCCGCAACTCCGGCTATACGGCCGAGACGACCCCGCTCGATTCGGCAGTCGCCGATTATGTGAGAAACTATCTAGTTCCGGGCAAGCATCTCGGAGACTAG
- a CDS encoding bifunctional riboflavin kinase/FAD synthetase, producing MKIFHGTENANIQKPTVLTLGVFDGLHLGHQRIMETVAERAVAVDAVPTAITFDPHPRAVLHPESAPPLLQTLDQRLANLEVLGIEQAIVVQFDEAFARQPAEDFITEIINDRLQAREVHLGQDFAFGRGRGGNIELLKKMGGELGFIAEEVPEVRLRGQRISSSKIRHLLNEGRVNLARRMLGRPYGVEGVIERGAQRGRTIGFPTANLKPHNRVIPKFGVYATATLVDGTWRRSITNIGVRPTFENDVEPSIESFIFDFEGDLYGDVLRVRFLHRIRDERKFNGIDELRAQIERDTDRARNYFSRPGVKNMLEIL from the coding sequence ATGAAGATCTTTCACGGCACAGAGAATGCCAATATTCAAAAGCCGACCGTTTTGACGCTCGGCGTTTTTGACGGGCTCCACCTTGGGCATCAGCGGATAATGGAGACGGTAGCCGAGCGGGCGGTGGCGGTCGATGCGGTCCCGACGGCGATCACATTCGACCCGCATCCGCGAGCCGTGCTGCATCCTGAGTCGGCACCGCCGCTATTGCAGACGCTTGATCAGCGGCTTGCGAACCTGGAGGTTTTGGGAATTGAGCAGGCGATCGTCGTTCAGTTTGACGAAGCGTTTGCGAGGCAGCCGGCGGAGGATTTCATCACTGAGATAATCAATGACCGTCTGCAGGCAAGGGAAGTCCATTTGGGCCAGGATTTTGCCTTTGGCCGCGGCCGCGGCGGCAATATCGAACTGCTGAAGAAGATGGGCGGCGAACTCGGCTTCATCGCCGAGGAAGTTCCGGAGGTCCGGCTTCGCGGGCAACGGATCAGTTCGTCAAAGATACGGCATCTTTTGAACGAGGGCCGCGTGAACCTTGCTCGCCGGATGCTCGGCCGGCCTTACGGCGTTGAGGGCGTGATCGAACGCGGTGCCCAACGCGGACGAACGATCGGCTTCCCGACCGCGAATCTCAAGCCGCATAATCGCGTAATTCCCAAATTTGGGGTTTATGCGACCGCAACGCTTGTTGATGGCACATGGCGGCGGAGCATTACGAATATCGGTGTCCGGCCGACCTTCGAAAATGACGTTGAGCCTTCCATCGAATCTTTCATTTTCGATTTCGAGGGCGACCTTTACGGCGACGTGCTCCGCGTGCGTTTCCTGCACCGCATTCGTGACGAGCGTAAGTTCAACGGAATAGATGAGTTGCGGGCACAGATCGAGCGCGACACCGACAGGGCGAGGAACTATTTCAGCCGTCCGGGCGTAAAGAATATGCTCGAGATACTTTAA